The Thiohalobacter sp. DNA segment CGGGGATCGAGACCCGCGTCACACCATTTTTCACGTTTCGCCGCACCCTGTCGGACAGCGTCACAAGGCGCCGTCCGGCGCGCCTTTGCAATATTCAAGGGAAGGCCGTCCACGGCCGATAGCGAGGAAGGGAATTCGCCGGACAGGGTCTGCGGCGAAGGAATGTCCTTGTTTTGAGCGAGTTGATTGCGACCACATGGGTGCGGCGAAAAAAATCATAGATAAAAAGACCTTACAGGTCCTCGTTCCCTTCAACGCCTTGTCGCCGATGCACTTCGGCGAAGTCGCCGAGAAGACGGTCGTCGAGGAAATCGCCGCCGGTCGCTACCTGTTCCGCGAAGGCGATCGCGACAACCAGTCGGTCTACGTGCTGGAGGGCGAGGTCAGCCTGATCGCCGGCAAGGAACGGGTCGGCAGCGTCACCGGAGGTACTGACGCCGCCCGCCACCCGCTCGCCCACAAGCAGCCCCGACAGGTGTCCGCCCGCGCCGTGGGCAAGGTCACGGTCGCGCGCATCGATTCCAGCCTGCTCGACATCTTTCTGACCTGGGACCAGTCCTCCGGCTACGAGGTCGCCGAGCTGGACGAGGAGGAGGACGACGACTGGATGACCCGGATGCTGCGGTCGAAGGCCTTTCTGCGCCTGCCGCCATCCAATATTCAGCGTTTGCTTATGAAGGTCGAGGCCCATCCCGTCCGCGCCGGCGACGTGATCATCGAGCAGGGTAACGAGGGCGATTACTTCTACATCATCAAGAGCGGGCGCTGCATGGTGACCCGCAAGCCGTCTGCCAACGCCAAGCCGGTGAAACTGGCGGAACTGGGCGACGGCGATGCCTTCGGCGAGGACGCGCTGGTGTCCGATGCCCGCCGCAATGCGACCGTCACCATGTTGACGGATGGCATGCTGATGCGGCTGTCCAAGGCCGATTTCGTCGAACTGCTCAAGGAGCCGTTGGTCCACCGGCTCGGCTATGAGGAGGCCGCGGCGCGTGTCGGATCGGGCGAGGCGAGCTGGCTGGACGTGCGCCTGCCGGGGGAGTTCGAGAACAGCCACATTCGGGGCGCCACCAACATCCCCCTGTCGGCCCTGCGCCTGGAAGCGGACAAACTGGATCCGGGTACCCAGTACATCGTCTGCTGCGATACCGGCAGTCGCAGCGCCAGCGCGGCCTTCCAGCTCAACCAGCGGGGGCTGGAGGCCGTGGTGCTGGACGCAGGCCTGTCCGGCGTACCGGCAGACGCGCTGGAAGGCGACCGCCTCGCCACCGGCCAGGTCGCGGAACCGGAAACGGCGGCGGCCGAACCGGAGCCGGCCGAGCCTGCCGGACGCGCCAGCGCCGAGGTGGTGGACATCAAGGGACGGTCCGAGGGCCGCGCCAGCGCCGACGCCCCGGATGCCGGGGCAGCCGCGCGCGTCGCCTACGAGGCCGAGCTGGAGCGCTTCCGCGCCTTTCGCGAGGATGCCGCCCGCAAGATCGAGGCCGCGCGGGAACAGGTCGCGCGTGCCCGGGCCGAGGCCGAGGCCGCGCAGGCCCGGGCCGAGGAACTGGAGAAGGCACTGGAGGCCGCGCAGGCCGAAGGCGCTGAGGCAGGTGGCGCGCTGGAGGCGGAGCTGGAACGACAGCGCAGTGCCGCGAAGACCCTGGAGGCGCGGGTACAGTCGCTGGAGCAGGCACTGGAAGCGTCCCGGGCCCAGGACAACGAGGCAGCCGAATACGCGGCTTCTCTCGCCTCCGAGCTGGATGGCGCGCGCGAAACCTCGAAGCGGTTGCAGTCCGAACTCGAGGAGACGCGCGGCCGGATCGAAAGTCTGGAAACCGAGCTGGCGCAGTCGCGGCAGGCGCGCACCGAGGCCGAACAGGCCTGGGAAAAGGAACGGGAGGCGCTGCGCGGCCAGATCGAGACCCTCGAGGCCG contains these protein-coding regions:
- a CDS encoding cyclic nucleotide-binding domain-containing protein; the encoded protein is MHFGEVAEKTVVEEIAAGRYLFREGDRDNQSVYVLEGEVSLIAGKERVGSVTGGTDAARHPLAHKQPRQVSARAVGKVTVARIDSSLLDIFLTWDQSSGYEVAELDEEEDDDWMTRMLRSKAFLRLPPSNIQRLLMKVEAHPVRAGDVIIEQGNEGDYFYIIKSGRCMVTRKPSANAKPVKLAELGDGDAFGEDALVSDARRNATVTMLTDGMLMRLSKADFVELLKEPLVHRLGYEEAAARVGSGEASWLDVRLPGEFENSHIRGATNIPLSALRLEADKLDPGTQYIVCCDTGSRSASAAFQLNQRGLEAVVLDAGLSGVPADALEGDRLATGQVAEPETAAAEPEPAEPAGRASAEVVDIKGRSEGRASADAPDAGAAARVAYEAELERFRAFREDAARKIEAAREQVARARAEAEAAQARAEELEKALEAAQAEGAEAGGALEAELERQRSAAKTLEARVQSLEQALEASRAQDNEAAEYAASLASELDGARETSKRLQSELEETRGRIESLETELAQSRQARTEAEQAWEKEREALRGQIETLEAAAAEVREKSEALDRLDSELDALRAESEAAAAAAAERIAALESELQAAGETQQEQQDRIEAAEAAAAEAREELRRTQERLRAEADSQVTELQGELERLQAQLAERESELQGRQAEAEARARDLEAQLADRDATLAQQAEALERLEARLAEAERAAVERQAELERKLAEREEAAAQLTAERDGLAGQLAELEAARDRLRQELEDTGKALETVREEASASQGELAERLETLEKALAEAHARVETEARATETAQARIEALEAALAETRSTADAQQRTAESSAAEQQARIESLEQELGEARAAAEQAGQARDQAGEALTALRGEFEALQAGHEALSARLETRESELTTALKAVEQARDELAAERDRLAEELQTQAREHRNEVSELLERNEALGRRLEALEADKGKVETALADARGDLEATRERFETRVA